A stretch of DNA from Catenulispora acidiphila DSM 44928:
GCGTCCGGAGATCGTTGAGATCTGCCGCGACGCGGGGATCCTGATCCTCGAGGACAACCCCTACGGACTGCTCGGGTTCCAGGGCGAGATCTACCCGGCGCTGCGTTCGCTGGACACCGAGAACGTCATCTATCTCGGATCGTTCTCCAAGACATTCGCCCCCGGGTTCCGTGTCGGCTGGGCTCTGGCGCCGCACGCCGTGCGCGAGAAACTGACGCTGGCGGCCGAGGCCGCGGACCTGTGTCCGCCGGCCTTCTCGCAGATGATGGTCTCCCGCTACTTGAGCACTCAGCCGTGGCGCGAGCAGATCAAGGCCTTCCGGGCCATGTATCTGGAGCGCCGCGACGCGACGCTGACGGCGCTGTCCGAGCTGATGCCCGCGGGTGTCACGTGGACCAAGCCCGACGGCGGCTTCTACGTGTGGGTCACGCTTCCACCGGGACTCGACTCCAAGGCGATGCTGCCCCGCGCCGTCACCGCGCGCGTGGCGTACGTCCCGGGCACGGGCTTCTACTCGGACGGATTCGGCGCGTCCTCGCTGCGGCTGTCCTACTGCTACCCGACGCCGGAGCGCATTCGCGAGGGCGTGCGGCGGTTCGCCGACGTCCTGCGCGAGGAGATGGAACTGCGCGCCGCCTTCGGACACGAGGCGTCCCGGGCGTTGGAGAGCCGCGAAGGCGTCGACACGCCCGGCCCGGATCTGGCCTAGCGGCAGTATGTTTCACGG
This window harbors:
- a CDS encoding aminotransferase-like domain-containing protein; translation: MELPQRPGSRLDSYVDRYAARTRGMTASEIRALFAVASRPEVVSLAGGMPNLAALPMDSIATVAEELVRESGTVAMQYGGAQGDETLREQICEIMRLEGIEGHPDDVIATVGSQQALDLVTRIFIDPGDVILAEGPSYVGALGVFASYQAQVVHVAMDDQGLVPDTLRTAIASVKASGRRIKFLYTIPNFHNPAGVTMAVERRPEIVEICRDAGILILEDNPYGLLGFQGEIYPALRSLDTENVIYLGSFSKTFAPGFRVGWALAPHAVREKLTLAAEAADLCPPAFSQMMVSRYLSTQPWREQIKAFRAMYLERRDATLTALSELMPAGVTWTKPDGGFYVWVTLPPGLDSKAMLPRAVTARVAYVPGTGFYSDGFGASSLRLSYCYPTPERIREGVRRFADVLREEMELRAAFGHEASRALESREGVDTPGPDLA